In Pseudomonas alcaliphila JAB1, a single window of DNA contains:
- a CDS encoding tripartite tricarboxylate transporter permease: MSDTFSYLLMAWTDPQLLMLTALGTFAGIYIGAIPGLSVTMAVSILVSFTFSWDVNDALALIVGIFIGGVYGGSRSAILLNIPGGPSSVATSFDGYPLAQQGEAGRAIGLSTVMSVVGGLVGTIVLASAAPVIGDLALKFAPRDYFLVAAIGLLLVGSLAEGSLAKGIFAAALGAIIGLVGMDPVTAEGRFTLGQVELMGGIHYVVLMIGLFGVAEVFYQLHNLDAPVKRQVVDKIIPSFAMVLKFLPLSIRTSIIGVVVGVLPGVGGDIAALMAYDHAKRTVKNPSKPFGKGAYEGLVAPETANSAAVGGAYVPMLTLGMPGDAVTAVIIGALVIHGLNPGPMLMVENPHIFYFTVGNLLLANIFLLIFGLMGIKLFAKFVEMPKAVLIPLILVLCVVGTYSINSSMTEVYWMLGFGVLGYLLKIFGFQMGPIILGAILGPLMDTSYRQAMSSAGDNPLELLQGLVTSPLSLILTSAVVLILLGNTPLLKKLKSKLSPASARG, translated from the coding sequence ATGAGCGATACCTTTTCCTACCTGCTGATGGCCTGGACCGATCCGCAGCTGCTGATGCTGACGGCATTAGGCACCTTTGCCGGCATCTACATCGGCGCCATTCCAGGGCTGTCGGTGACCATGGCAGTGTCCATCCTGGTGTCCTTCACCTTCTCCTGGGACGTCAATGACGCCCTGGCGCTGATCGTCGGCATCTTCATCGGTGGCGTGTATGGCGGCTCGCGTAGCGCCATTCTGTTGAACATTCCCGGCGGCCCATCGTCGGTCGCCACCTCGTTCGATGGTTACCCGCTGGCCCAGCAGGGCGAAGCCGGTCGCGCCATCGGCCTGAGCACCGTGATGTCGGTGGTGGGCGGCCTGGTGGGCACCATCGTCCTGGCCAGCGCCGCGCCGGTGATCGGAGACCTGGCCCTGAAGTTCGCCCCGCGCGACTACTTCCTGGTCGCCGCCATTGGCCTGCTGCTGGTCGGCAGCCTGGCCGAAGGCTCGCTGGCCAAAGGCATCTTCGCCGCGGCACTGGGTGCGATCATAGGCCTGGTGGGCATGGACCCGGTCACCGCCGAAGGTCGCTTCACCCTCGGCCAGGTCGAGTTGATGGGCGGCATCCACTACGTCGTGCTGATGATCGGCCTGTTCGGCGTCGCCGAAGTCTTCTACCAGTTGCACAACCTGGATGCGCCGGTGAAGCGCCAGGTCGTCGACAAAATCATTCCGTCCTTTGCCATGGTGCTGAAGTTCCTGCCGCTGTCGATCCGCACCTCGATCATCGGCGTGGTCGTGGGTGTACTGCCGGGCGTCGGTGGCGACATCGCCGCGCTGATGGCCTATGACCATGCCAAGCGCACCGTGAAGAACCCGAGCAAACCCTTCGGCAAGGGCGCTTATGAAGGCCTGGTCGCACCGGAAACCGCCAACAGCGCGGCCGTCGGCGGCGCCTACGTGCCCATGCTGACCTTGGGCATGCCGGGCGACGCGGTCACGGCGGTGATCATCGGTGCACTGGTGATCCACGGCCTCAACCCCGGCCCGATGCTGATGGTGGAGAACCCGCACATCTTCTACTTCACCGTTGGCAACCTGCTGCTGGCCAACATCTTCCTGCTGATCTTCGGCCTGATGGGCATCAAGCTGTTCGCCAAGTTCGTCGAGATGCCCAAGGCCGTGCTGATTCCGCTGATCCTGGTGCTCTGCGTGGTCGGCACCTACTCGATCAACAGCAGCATGACCGAGGTGTACTGGATGCTCGGTTTCGGCGTGCTCGGCTATCTGCTGAAGATCTTCGGCTTCCAGATGGGCCCGATCATCCTCGGCGCCATTCTCGGCCCGCTGATGGATACCTCGTACCGCCAGGCCATGTCCTCGGCCGGTGACAACCCGCTGGAGCTGCTGCAGGGTCTGGTCACCAGCCCGCTGTCGCTGATCCTGACCAGCGCGGTAGTGCTGATCCTGCTGGGCAACACCCCGCTGCTGAAGAAACTCAAGAGCAAGCTCAGCCCCGCTTCGGCGCGCGGCTGA
- the pobA gene encoding 4-hydroxybenzoate 3-monooxygenase: protein MNTQVAIIGAGPSGLLLGQLLHNAGIDNVILERQSPDYVLGRIRAGVLEQGMVDLLREAGVAARMDREGLPHDGFQLAFDGRCERIDLKGLTGGKSVMVYGQTEVTRDLMEARQASGAVTLYNTSQVQLHELKGERPYLTFEHEGRTQRLTCDYIAGCDGFHGVSRQFIPAGVLQEFERVYPFGWLGILADTPPVHEELIYANHARGFALCSMRSPTRTRYYVQVGAEEKVEDWSDERFWDELKRRLPSEIASQLITGPSIEKSIAPLRSFVVEPMQYGRLFLLGDAAHIVPPTGAKGLNLAASDVSTLYRILLKVYREGRVDLLERYSEICLRRIWKAERFSWWMTSMLHRFPDTDAFSRRMQETELDYFVSSEAGRKTIAENYVGLPYEPIERE, encoded by the coding sequence ATGAACACTCAGGTCGCCATCATCGGCGCTGGCCCTTCCGGCCTGCTGCTCGGCCAACTGCTGCACAACGCCGGCATCGACAACGTCATCCTCGAACGCCAGAGCCCCGACTACGTGCTCGGCCGTATCCGCGCTGGCGTGCTCGAACAGGGTATGGTCGACCTGCTGCGCGAGGCCGGCGTGGCCGCGCGCATGGATCGCGAGGGCCTGCCGCACGATGGTTTCCAACTGGCCTTCGATGGCCGCTGCGAACGCATCGACCTCAAGGGGCTGACCGGTGGCAAGAGCGTGATGGTCTACGGCCAGACCGAAGTCACTCGCGACCTGATGGAGGCACGCCAGGCCAGCGGCGCCGTCACCCTGTACAACACCAGCCAGGTGCAGTTGCACGAACTCAAGGGCGAGCGCCCTTACCTGACCTTCGAGCATGAGGGCCGCACGCAGCGCCTGACGTGCGATTACATCGCGGGCTGCGATGGCTTCCATGGCGTATCGCGACAATTCATCCCGGCTGGGGTACTTCAGGAATTCGAGCGGGTGTATCCGTTCGGCTGGCTGGGCATCCTTGCCGACACCCCGCCGGTGCATGAGGAGCTGATCTACGCCAACCACGCGCGTGGCTTCGCCCTGTGCAGCATGCGCTCGCCGACACGCACGCGTTACTACGTGCAGGTGGGCGCCGAGGAGAAGGTCGAAGACTGGTCCGACGAGCGCTTCTGGGACGAACTCAAGCGCCGCCTGCCCAGCGAGATCGCCAGCCAGTTGATCACCGGCCCTTCGATCGAAAAGAGCATCGCGCCGCTGCGCAGCTTCGTCGTCGAACCGATGCAGTACGGCCGCCTGTTTCTGCTCGGTGATGCCGCGCACATCGTTCCGCCGACCGGCGCCAAGGGCCTGAACCTGGCCGCCAGCGACGTCAGCACGCTGTACCGCATCCTGCTCAAGGTCTACCGCGAAGGCCGTGTGGATCTGCTCGAACGCTACTCGGAAATCTGCCTGCGGCGCATCTGGAAGGCCGAGCGTTTCTCCTGGTGGATGACCTCGATGCTGCATCGCTTCCCCGACACCGATGCCTTCAGCCGCCGTATGCAGGAGACCGAGCTGGACTACTTCGTCAGCTCCGAAGCCGGACGCAAAACCATTGCCGAGAACTACGTCGGCCTGCCCTACGAGCCCATCGAGCGGGAGTGA
- a CDS encoding DMT family transporter, with the protein MSLTPLSGANHPLKGIGLMVLATFLFASHDAMSKYLSGFYPIILIVWARYLVHTLLMAGIFLPQSGLRVLRTKRPGLQVLRALCLLGVSLLFTTGLMFIPLAEATSVIFLAPLLVTALSVPLLGERVSVGQWVAVIIGFVGVLIIVHPGGSLFTPAVLLPLSAALCFSCYQILTRRLSEVDSATTSNFFAGLVNTLVMSLLVPFFWHVPSLTHGVMMLALGGCGMAAHLLLTHAFRHAAPALLAPFGYVQIVFAGLLGLLVFQHKPDATAMIGILIICLSGLAAAWQSRKLSRK; encoded by the coding sequence ATGAGTCTCACTCCATTGTCCGGCGCCAATCACCCGCTCAAGGGGATCGGCCTGATGGTGCTGGCGACCTTCCTGTTCGCCAGTCACGATGCCATGTCCAAATACCTGTCGGGCTTCTATCCGATCATCCTCATCGTCTGGGCGCGCTACCTGGTGCACACCCTGTTGATGGCCGGCATCTTCCTGCCGCAATCCGGTTTGCGCGTGCTGCGTACCAAGCGGCCTGGCCTGCAGGTGCTGCGGGCGCTGTGCCTGCTGGGCGTGAGCCTGTTGTTCACCACGGGGCTGATGTTCATCCCGCTGGCCGAGGCAACCTCGGTGATCTTTCTGGCGCCGCTGCTGGTCACGGCGCTCTCGGTGCCCTTGCTCGGTGAACGCGTCAGCGTCGGGCAATGGGTGGCGGTGATCATCGGCTTCGTCGGGGTGCTGATCATCGTGCATCCGGGCGGCAGCCTGTTCACTCCGGCGGTGCTGTTACCGCTGAGCGCAGCGCTGTGTTTCAGCTGCTATCAGATCCTCACCCGGCGCCTCAGTGAAGTGGACAGCGCGACCACCAGCAACTTCTTCGCCGGCCTGGTCAACACGCTGGTGATGAGTCTGCTGGTGCCGTTCTTCTGGCATGTACCGAGCCTCACACACGGTGTGATGATGCTGGCGCTGGGCGGCTGTGGCATGGCCGCGCACCTGCTGCTGACCCACGCTTTCCGCCATGCCGCGCCTGCTTTGCTGGCGCCGTTCGGCTACGTGCAGATCGTCTTCGCCGGGCTGCTGGGGCTGCTGGTGTTCCAGCACAAGCCGGATGCCACGGCGATGATCGGCATCCTCATCATCTGCCTCAGTGGTTTGGCGGCTGCCTGGCAGAGCCGGAAACTGTCCCGGAAATGA
- a CDS encoding tripartite tricarboxylate transporter substrate binding protein → MFKSLLTGAALGLSALTMALPAHAEYPERSIQAVIPWGAGGATDNVMRSLTPYVEKELGGKFILNNRPGGTAVIGSTHVMQQRPNGYTVLLGAENPQLYKVLKLADFDYADFYPVNIIGQNVVVIAANADAPFNNMAELMAAAKANPDTLRMGSTGAGGLPSTVSAMINAVDELKVREVTFGGDGPGITALMGKHIDFMPLSLAAARELVRSGKLKALAVFATEETPELPGVEPITKSLPAIAEYLPWGPFWGAFVHKDTPDDVKQKLVDAYAKAVANPDFQGFLKNFGAQSLNLNGAEAEEFLKRWQSVTTWSMYKAKAIEVAPDSVGIAKP, encoded by the coding sequence ATGTTCAAATCGCTACTGACTGGCGCCGCTCTCGGACTCAGCGCCCTCACCATGGCTCTGCCAGCCCACGCCGAATACCCCGAGCGCAGCATCCAGGCGGTCATTCCCTGGGGCGCAGGCGGCGCCACCGACAACGTCATGCGCAGCCTGACTCCGTACGTGGAGAAAGAGCTGGGCGGCAAGTTCATCCTCAACAACCGCCCGGGTGGCACCGCCGTGATCGGCAGCACCCACGTCATGCAGCAGCGTCCGAACGGCTACACCGTCCTGCTCGGCGCCGAGAACCCGCAGCTCTATAAAGTGCTGAAACTCGCCGACTTCGATTACGCCGACTTCTACCCGGTCAACATCATCGGCCAGAACGTGGTGGTGATCGCCGCCAACGCCGACGCGCCGTTCAACAACATGGCCGAACTGATGGCCGCCGCCAAAGCCAACCCGGACACCCTGCGCATGGGCTCCACCGGCGCCGGCGGCCTGCCGAGCACCGTCAGCGCGATGATCAACGCGGTGGACGAGCTGAAAGTGCGTGAAGTGACCTTCGGTGGCGACGGCCCCGGCATCACGGCACTGATGGGCAAGCACATCGATTTCATGCCGCTGAGCCTGGCCGCCGCCCGTGAGCTGGTACGCAGCGGCAAGCTCAAGGCCCTGGCCGTGTTCGCCACCGAGGAAACCCCGGAGCTGCCGGGCGTGGAGCCGATCACCAAGTCCCTGCCGGCCATCGCCGAGTACCTGCCGTGGGGCCCGTTCTGGGGCGCCTTCGTGCACAAGGACACCCCGGACGACGTCAAGCAGAAGCTGGTCGATGCCTACGCCAAGGCCGTTGCCAACCCCGACTTCCAGGGCTTCCTGAAGAACTTCGGCGCGCAGAGCCTGAACCTCAACGGCGCCGAAGCCGAAGAGTTCCTCAAGCGCTGGCAGTCGGTCACCACCTGGTCGATGTACAAGGCCAAGGCCATCGAGGTTGCCCCGGACTCGGTTGGCATCGCCAAGCCCTGA
- a CDS encoding helix-turn-helix domain-containing protein: protein MTASKASLVPVFKLYGETTEWPTPDLIHCESIPERSQLHGWEIKPHRHADLLQLLYVQAGEAELEVEGQVRLVRSASLQVVPALCVHGFRFSRDVQGYVLSLARPLVEQLAAPLGQQCLQSPMCYEVGEQRRYLDALFESISQEYGRLEPARELMLQSLISVLLVAIARRQLARSEAQEPADGRGREHVQAFVHLLEVHFREHLPIEHYASRLGISAAHLNALCRRLAGQSALQLINQRLLLEAKRCLVYTTMTVSQVSDSLGFSEPGYFSRFFKRGSGLSPKAFRLHR from the coding sequence ATGACTGCTTCGAAAGCCTCCCTGGTGCCGGTATTCAAGCTGTACGGTGAGACGACCGAATGGCCGACCCCCGACCTTATCCATTGCGAATCGATTCCCGAGCGCAGCCAGCTGCACGGTTGGGAAATCAAACCGCACCGTCACGCTGACCTGCTGCAGTTGCTCTATGTGCAGGCGGGTGAAGCGGAGCTGGAGGTGGAGGGGCAAGTGCGCCTGGTGCGCAGTGCTTCGCTGCAGGTCGTGCCGGCGCTGTGCGTGCACGGCTTTCGTTTCTCGCGTGATGTTCAGGGCTATGTGCTGAGCCTGGCGCGGCCGCTGGTGGAGCAACTGGCCGCGCCGCTGGGCCAGCAATGCTTGCAGAGTCCCATGTGCTATGAGGTTGGCGAGCAGCGCCGTTATCTGGATGCCTTGTTCGAATCGATCAGCCAGGAGTACGGCCGTCTGGAGCCGGCGCGGGAGCTGATGCTGCAATCGCTGATCAGTGTCCTGCTGGTTGCCATCGCGCGTCGGCAACTGGCGCGAAGCGAGGCGCAGGAGCCTGCCGATGGCCGAGGGCGCGAGCATGTGCAGGCCTTCGTGCATTTGCTCGAAGTGCACTTTCGCGAGCATCTACCGATCGAACACTACGCCTCGCGCCTGGGGATCAGTGCCGCTCACCTCAATGCGCTGTGCCGGCGGCTGGCCGGGCAATCCGCATTGCAGCTGATCAATCAGCGTCTGCTGCTCGAGGCCAAGCGCTGTCTGGTGTACACCACCATGACGGTGAGCCAGGTGTCAGACAGTCTGGGGTTTTCCGAGCCGGGCTATTTTTCCCGTTTCTTCAAGCGTGGCAGCGGGCTTTCGCCCAAGGCGTTTCGCCTGCATCGCTGA
- a CDS encoding IclR family transcriptional regulator encodes MAGSQIERALSLLESLTRDARGVQMQALADELDIPKSATHRMLAELMRLGYVRQDALTSRYRLSTKLVALGFRYLANSGADVVQPILDALAETSGELVRLGVIEGERQTWIAKSQGARSGLRYDPDMGRDAPLFYTASGHAWLASMSDADALALVARQGIADPADFGPNAPRNEQELLQRLALARQQGYAWVMESSSLGTAALAAVVRHPVEGRVLGVLSIAGPSARLPLTRIEQLAPELLAAAAELSAASPASELFA; translated from the coding sequence ATGGCCGGCAGTCAGATCGAACGCGCGCTCAGCCTTCTCGAAAGCCTCACTCGTGATGCCCGTGGCGTGCAGATGCAGGCCCTGGCTGATGAGCTGGATATTCCCAAGAGCGCCACGCATCGCATGCTCGCCGAGCTGATGCGCCTGGGCTATGTGCGCCAGGATGCGCTCACCAGTCGCTATCGGCTGTCGACCAAACTGGTGGCGCTGGGCTTTCGCTACCTGGCCAATAGCGGCGCCGACGTGGTGCAGCCGATTCTCGATGCCCTGGCTGAAACCAGCGGCGAGCTGGTGCGCCTGGGCGTGATCGAGGGCGAGCGCCAGACCTGGATCGCCAAGAGCCAGGGGGCTCGTTCCGGCCTGCGTTACGACCCGGACATGGGGCGTGATGCACCGCTGTTCTACACCGCCTCCGGGCATGCCTGGCTGGCCAGCATGAGCGATGCAGACGCGTTGGCGTTGGTGGCGCGGCAGGGTATCGCCGACCCTGCCGACTTCGGTCCCAACGCCCCGCGCAACGAACAGGAACTGCTGCAGCGCCTGGCCCTGGCGCGTCAGCAGGGATATGCCTGGGTGATGGAAAGTTCGTCGCTGGGTACCGCTGCGCTGGCCGCCGTGGTGCGTCACCCTGTCGAAGGACGGGTGCTCGGCGTGCTCAGCATTGCCGGGCCCAGTGCTCGTCTGCCGCTGACGCGTATCGAGCAACTGGCGCCTGAGCTGCTGGCCGCCGCCGCCGAACTGTCCGCCGCCAGCCCTGCCTCCGAGCTGTTCGCCTGA
- a CDS encoding sugar phosphate isomerase/epimerase has product MSERILSLAALTVLELSPPEMVEVAARAGYSHVGLRLVPATPEEHHFPMVADAALRAQTLQRLRDTGIQVLDVEILRLKAQTRVSDFEAILAVGAECGASELLVAGNDPDEARLTDNFAALCDLSEQYGLHPHLEFMPWTDARDLTQAARIVAAAGRPNGCVLVDAFHFDRSASRLQDLAAVPAERLRYAQLCDVAGPRPDDMDEILRQARNERRFPGDGDCDLLGLLRTLPTNIPLSLEIPTRQLMEQGVSALQRARMALEKTRELLDRQS; this is encoded by the coding sequence ATGAGCGAACGTATTCTTTCCCTGGCCGCCCTGACCGTGCTCGAGCTGTCGCCGCCGGAAATGGTCGAGGTGGCGGCGCGTGCCGGCTACAGTCATGTTGGCCTGCGCCTGGTGCCGGCCACGCCGGAAGAACATCACTTCCCAATGGTGGCCGATGCCGCCCTGCGTGCGCAGACCCTGCAGCGTTTGCGCGATACCGGCATCCAGGTCCTCGACGTGGAAATTCTGCGCCTGAAGGCGCAAACCCGCGTCAGCGACTTCGAGGCCATCCTCGCTGTAGGCGCCGAGTGTGGTGCCAGCGAATTGCTGGTGGCCGGCAATGATCCAGATGAAGCGCGACTGACCGACAACTTCGCCGCGCTCTGTGATCTGTCCGAGCAGTACGGCCTGCACCCGCACCTGGAATTCATGCCCTGGACCGACGCTCGCGACCTAACCCAGGCGGCGCGTATCGTCGCCGCGGCGGGGCGCCCCAACGGCTGCGTGCTGGTCGATGCCTTCCACTTCGATCGCTCGGCTTCGCGCCTGCAAGATCTGGCGGCAGTACCCGCCGAGCGCCTGCGCTACGCTCAGTTGTGCGATGTGGCCGGGCCTCGCCCAGATGACATGGACGAGATCCTGCGGCAGGCGCGCAACGAACGGCGCTTTCCTGGTGATGGCGACTGCGATCTGCTCGGCTTGCTGCGAACCCTGCCGACGAACATCCCGCTGAGCCTGGAAATTCCGACCCGGCAGCTGATGGAGCAGGGTGTCAGCGCATTGCAGCGAGCCCGCATGGCGCTGGAGAAGACCCGGGAGTTGCTCGACCGTCAGTCGTGA
- a CDS encoding Gfo/Idh/MocA family oxidoreductase, which yields MTSPLRIALIGAGVMGRQHHQHLQNLAEAQLCAIADPGPQAAEFAAQCGVPFFADHQQMLEQVRPEAVIVANPNALHVSTALDCIAAGVPVLLEKPVGVHLDEVRELVAASERSGVPVLVGHHRRHNPLIARARELIEEGALGRLTTVTALWQVQKPDSYYDIAWRREAGAGMLLTNLIHDLDLLRHLCGEVRQVQAITSNGVRGFANEDSAAVLLQFEGGALGSLTGSDAVAAPWSWELDSGENPVYPHQADQPCYLLAGTRGALSIPQLKRWHYSEAGAGWHQPLQQVQEHFDASEALYRQLQHFVQVARGLVQPLVSAADAGRTLALIEAIRLAAESGQACVPETL from the coding sequence GTGACTTCCCCCTTGCGTATTGCCCTGATCGGCGCCGGCGTCATGGGCCGTCAGCACCACCAGCACCTGCAGAATCTGGCCGAAGCGCAACTCTGTGCCATCGCCGATCCCGGCCCTCAGGCCGCCGAGTTTGCGGCGCAATGCGGCGTGCCTTTTTTCGCCGATCACCAGCAGATGCTGGAGCAGGTGCGGCCTGAAGCAGTGATCGTTGCCAACCCCAATGCGCTGCATGTCAGTACCGCGCTCGACTGCATTGCAGCGGGTGTGCCGGTGCTGCTGGAAAAACCGGTGGGCGTCCACCTGGACGAGGTTCGCGAGCTGGTTGCGGCCAGCGAACGCAGTGGCGTGCCGGTGCTGGTGGGGCATCATCGCCGGCACAATCCGCTGATCGCACGTGCCCGCGAGTTGATCGAAGAGGGCGCTCTGGGCCGACTGACCACGGTGACTGCGCTGTGGCAGGTGCAGAAACCCGATAGTTACTACGACATCGCCTGGCGCCGCGAAGCCGGTGCCGGGATGCTGCTGACCAATCTGATTCATGACCTCGATCTGCTGCGCCATCTGTGTGGTGAAGTGCGTCAGGTGCAAGCCATCACCAGCAATGGCGTACGCGGTTTCGCCAACGAGGACAGCGCGGCGGTGCTGCTGCAGTTCGAAGGTGGCGCGTTGGGCAGCCTGACCGGTTCCGATGCGGTCGCTGCGCCCTGGAGCTGGGAGCTGGATTCCGGCGAGAACCCGGTCTACCCGCATCAGGCCGATCAGCCCTGTTACCTGCTCGCCGGCACCCGAGGTGCCCTGAGCATTCCGCAGCTCAAGCGCTGGCATTACAGCGAGGCGGGCGCTGGCTGGCACCAGCCGCTGCAGCAGGTGCAGGAGCACTTCGACGCAAGCGAGGCGCTGTACCGCCAGTTGCAGCATTTCGTCCAGGTCGCCCGTGGCCTGGTTCAGCCGCTGGTCAGCGCTGCCGATGCCGGTCGCACCCTGGCGCTGATCGAGGCCATCCGTCTGGCGGCGGAAAGTGGCCAGGCCTGCGTCCCCGAAACCCTCTGA
- a CDS encoding tripartite tricarboxylate transporter TctB family protein → MNKTDKMLVGERTFCALLLVFSLAIFYLAYQISGFSSANSPGAFPIGVALVMILSAAKIALEMIGKARPDCSGWLDAAQQFRLQHFPKRTMIFGLLAVIYLAAIQWASFYISTFLFLVLAIVYLRGGRVLNAVCVAVALLIVIYLLFSLAFSVYLP, encoded by the coding sequence ATGAACAAGACAGACAAGATGCTGGTCGGCGAGCGCACCTTCTGCGCCCTGCTGCTGGTATTCAGCCTGGCGATCTTCTACCTGGCCTACCAGATTTCCGGTTTCTCCTCGGCCAACTCTCCGGGCGCCTTTCCCATCGGCGTGGCGCTGGTGATGATCCTGTCGGCGGCGAAGATTGCCTTGGAAATGATCGGCAAGGCCCGGCCCGACTGCAGTGGCTGGCTCGATGCTGCACAGCAGTTCCGCCTTCAGCACTTTCCCAAGCGCACGATGATCTTCGGCCTGTTGGCCGTGATCTATCTAGCCGCCATCCAGTGGGCCAGCTTCTACATCAGTACCTTCCTCTTCCTGGTACTGGCAATCGTCTACCTGCGCGGCGGCCGTGTGCTGAACGCGGTTTGCGTGGCCGTGGCCCTGCTGATCGTGATCTACCTGCTGTTCAGCCTGGCTTTCAGCGTTTACCTGCCATAA